In Rhodothermus marinus DSM 4252, a single genomic region encodes these proteins:
- a CDS encoding SusC/RagA family TonB-linked outer membrane protein: MRIGYALLLALLLPGSVLAQGTIRGRVVDAETQDPIPGANVVVRELIRGAATDIDGNYTIERVPAGTYTLEASFVGYRTETRRVTVEEGATITVDFALFQTALNLQEVVVTGAGGPVEVKRLGNTIATINAARLEIAPVQNLSEMLMAREPSVAVLPSGGITGEGARIRIRGSASLSQSNEPIVYIDGIRVNRDGGFGSGFVGTGGGGSPSRLDDLDPEAIERIEILKGAAAATLYGTEASNGVIQIFTKRGAVGPPRFSFRIEQGASWYPKIYPDNTGWAWNQAVADTMSKYFGRPIRPYELVRANFMHEMFETGYHQAYSASVSGGTPGVTYFVNLRWSDEDGPFGAKDGRWYPPGVRTRSADINRLAQASATVNIFPSDKLRLGISTGLTRRHYETPNNNNNIYAAFTLAQFSKPELVRYNNQTGSPAFMTVNEGLQQSYTQDVDRFFGSLNLNYRPSRPLMVDATFGIDVVNQLSREVFPFRWNIDNFSGYNPEGVRRIDDLNSLDITADIKATHRVQLSSSLESTFILGTQGFITRRIDESAEGRRFPGPGIDVTGGAAEQEVFESYLEVVNLGIFAQEQIGFNDYLFLTVGGRLDANSAFGSEFDAVFYPKASLSFIPSDAPFWRPLGPISSLRLRAAVGQSGLQPGAFDALTTYVPVASSSGPGIVPGNLGNPELKPEISTEWEVGMELGLLQDRLALQATYWDRTVTDALVDKQFPVTGGFRASQLTNIGELKGRGIELGFQGTIYSSEQFSVDLFAGASYLWEQVTDMGGAPPIKVGGSYPRYRNFIIEGYAPGAHFGAKLLPTDANHLPIDFNGDGQPDSRDEVLAYLATLTPEDLINPSNGRVNMPSSLGLVLLADEDGDGDLLDHYLGKPTPDWQGSFGATIRFLRNFRLYTAFEFKAGNYYVNNLTFAFRQANAVIGRNLPWSAEVVRDYATGGVDANGNPMNDPQVRLRALERWLNEVLALAPFSGLNTIKPADFLRWRELSLTYDVPRSQLQRLWGIDRLSFTLGVRNLALWTRYDGPDPEVNAVGRGSGSQLDQNYLDGVDAFGFVMPRRVTFTVRFGF, translated from the coding sequence ATGCGCATTGGCTACGCACTTTTGCTGGCGCTGTTGCTGCCCGGTAGTGTGCTCGCGCAGGGTACGATCCGGGGGCGTGTGGTGGATGCCGAAACGCAGGATCCCATCCCGGGCGCCAACGTGGTGGTTCGCGAGCTGATTCGCGGGGCGGCAACGGACATCGATGGAAACTACACCATTGAGCGTGTTCCGGCCGGGACCTATACCCTGGAGGCCAGCTTCGTCGGGTATCGAACGGAAACGCGCCGGGTGACGGTTGAAGAAGGGGCAACCATCACGGTTGATTTTGCACTCTTCCAGACGGCGCTGAACCTGCAGGAAGTGGTCGTGACCGGTGCGGGCGGTCCCGTAGAAGTAAAGCGACTGGGGAATACGATCGCCACCATCAACGCGGCCCGTCTGGAGATCGCTCCGGTGCAGAATCTTTCGGAAATGCTGATGGCCCGTGAGCCATCGGTGGCCGTACTGCCGTCGGGTGGTATCACCGGTGAGGGTGCTCGCATTCGTATTCGTGGCTCGGCCTCGCTTTCCCAGAGCAATGAGCCGATCGTTTACATCGACGGGATCCGAGTTAATCGCGACGGAGGATTCGGAAGTGGCTTTGTAGGGACCGGCGGAGGTGGCTCGCCTTCGCGTCTGGACGATCTGGATCCCGAAGCCATTGAGCGGATCGAAATTCTGAAAGGTGCCGCGGCGGCCACGCTGTACGGCACGGAGGCTTCTAATGGTGTAATTCAGATCTTCACAAAGCGGGGGGCAGTGGGGCCGCCGCGCTTCAGCTTCCGGATTGAGCAGGGCGCCTCGTGGTATCCGAAGATCTATCCGGACAATACCGGGTGGGCCTGGAATCAGGCCGTAGCCGATACCATGTCGAAGTACTTCGGGCGGCCGATTCGCCCCTATGAGCTGGTGCGGGCGAACTTCATGCATGAGATGTTCGAAACGGGCTACCACCAGGCCTATTCGGCTTCGGTCAGTGGTGGAACGCCTGGGGTCACGTATTTTGTCAACTTGAGGTGGTCGGACGAAGACGGGCCGTTTGGCGCCAAAGATGGCCGCTGGTATCCGCCGGGGGTGCGTACGCGCTCGGCCGATATCAACCGTCTGGCACAGGCCAGCGCTACGGTCAATATTTTTCCCAGCGACAAACTACGGCTGGGCATTTCGACCGGTCTGACGCGGCGTCATTACGAGACTCCGAATAACAACAACAACATCTACGCCGCCTTTACGCTGGCTCAGTTCAGCAAGCCAGAGCTGGTCCGATACAACAACCAGACCGGCTCGCCGGCCTTCATGACGGTGAATGAGGGGCTACAGCAATCTTATACTCAGGATGTCGATCGCTTCTTTGGCAGTCTGAATCTGAACTATCGGCCGTCGCGACCGCTCATGGTGGACGCCACTTTTGGCATTGATGTGGTCAACCAGCTCAGCCGGGAAGTCTTCCCATTTCGCTGGAATATTGACAATTTCAGCGGCTACAATCCGGAAGGCGTCCGCCGCATTGACGACCTGAATTCGCTGGACATTACGGCCGATATCAAGGCGACCCATCGGGTGCAGCTTAGCTCGTCGCTGGAGTCCACGTTCATTCTGGGGACGCAGGGTTTCATCACGCGCCGCATCGACGAATCGGCCGAAGGGCGGCGTTTCCCGGGACCGGGTATTGACGTGACGGGTGGTGCTGCCGAACAGGAAGTCTTTGAGTCCTATCTGGAGGTGGTCAATCTGGGAATCTTTGCACAGGAGCAGATTGGATTTAACGATTATCTCTTTCTGACCGTCGGTGGGCGTCTGGACGCCAACAGCGCCTTTGGTTCGGAGTTTGACGCTGTGTTCTATCCCAAGGCTTCGCTCAGTTTCATTCCGTCCGATGCGCCGTTCTGGCGTCCGCTGGGGCCCATTTCGTCACTGCGGCTGCGGGCGGCCGTGGGACAGTCAGGATTGCAGCCCGGTGCCTTTGATGCGTTGACCACCTACGTGCCGGTTGCTTCAAGCAGCGGCCCCGGCATTGTGCCGGGCAATCTGGGGAATCCGGAGCTCAAGCCGGAGATCTCCACCGAATGGGAAGTGGGCATGGAGCTCGGATTGTTGCAGGACCGGCTCGCCTTGCAGGCCACCTACTGGGATCGAACGGTTACCGATGCCCTGGTCGACAAGCAATTCCCCGTTACGGGAGGCTTCCGGGCAAGCCAGCTTACGAATATTGGTGAATTGAAAGGGCGGGGGATTGAACTGGGCTTCCAGGGGACGATTTACAGCAGCGAGCAATTCTCGGTGGATCTATTTGCAGGCGCCTCCTATCTGTGGGAGCAGGTAACCGATATGGGAGGAGCGCCACCCATCAAGGTCGGCGGTAGCTATCCGCGGTATCGCAACTTTATCATTGAGGGGTATGCACCAGGAGCGCATTTCGGGGCCAAACTATTGCCGACCGATGCCAACCACCTGCCGATCGATTTCAACGGCGATGGGCAGCCGGACTCTCGGGATGAAGTGCTGGCCTATCTGGCCACGCTGACGCCGGAAGATCTGATCAATCCCAGCAACGGACGTGTCAACATGCCCAGTTCGCTGGGGCTGGTATTGCTTGCCGATGAGGACGGCGATGGCGATCTGCTGGACCACTATCTCGGCAAGCCGACGCCGGACTGGCAGGGTTCGTTCGGGGCGACGATTCGCTTTCTGCGCAACTTCCGGCTCTATACGGCCTTCGAATTCAAAGCGGGCAACTACTACGTGAATAACCTGACGTTCGCCTTCCGTCAGGCCAATGCCGTGATCGGACGCAACCTGCCCTGGTCTGCCGAAGTGGTGCGGGACTACGCGACCGGAGGGGTGGATGCCAACGGTAATCCCATGAACGACCCCCAGGTGCGGTTGCGAGCGCTGGAGCGCTGGCTCAATGAGGTGCTGGCCCTGGCACCCTTCAGCGGGCTGAACACGATCAAGCCGGCCGACTTTCTGCGCTGGCGGGAGCTGAGCCTGACCTACGACGTGCCGCGTTCGCAGCTGCAGCGGCTCTGGGGCATCGACCGGCTGTCGTTCACGCTGGGCGTGCGCAACCTGGCGCTCTGGACGCGCTATGACGGACCGGATCCCGAGGTCAATGCCGTCGGGCGCGGCAGCGGTAGCCAGCTGGATCAGAACTACCTGGATGGAGTGGACGCCTTCGGTTTTGTCATGCCACGGCGGGTGACGTTTACCGTTCGCTTTGGCTTCTAA
- a CDS encoding RagB/SusD family nutrient uptake outer membrane protein, with translation MRYDKSLWIGLLVFSLGLSIAGCNLLDVNNPNNLVEEDLGNPAAAEPMVNGVEAAVTRAVQAILTPYSTATDELVWVGSRDAWQQLDFGNVDDPFNEFTDAAFPYVAEARWWADAVIARLEAFRNEGALSDPTVLARAYLYGAIIYVTIADMFDDFAFSDRMESAPPIGRDGLPQVYDTAINYLDRALAIAEARNNTALQGQILMFRARAKYSKALRAMLRPGQVQVNGLVNDAGAVADAQAALAVVDPEARVILDMDPNAPDLVIGDLSLGDQVNSRLEMRIGDTYIQPTPNNKQTQAVIFKDIIDTEVVHPFVEQEITAFHAAGLYPDMTVASEREMHLILAEAMLASGDVNGFATHINHLRTRDGLTPYDPNSSGIEPIEMLRFSRQAYLFLQGRRLADHYRFNDPSPEWRPDGTAMRQPGTFFPITIIERRANPYID, from the coding sequence ATGCGTTACGATAAAAGTCTCTGGATCGGGTTGTTGGTTTTTAGCCTGGGGTTGAGTATTGCCGGCTGTAACCTGCTGGATGTCAACAACCCGAACAACCTGGTTGAAGAAGACCTGGGGAATCCGGCAGCGGCCGAACCCATGGTGAATGGCGTCGAAGCCGCCGTTACGCGGGCGGTTCAAGCGATTCTGACGCCTTATTCTACAGCCACTGACGAGCTGGTCTGGGTGGGATCACGTGATGCCTGGCAACAACTGGACTTCGGGAATGTAGACGATCCGTTTAATGAGTTTACCGACGCGGCCTTCCCCTATGTAGCCGAAGCGCGCTGGTGGGCCGATGCGGTCATCGCCCGGCTGGAAGCATTTCGCAACGAAGGGGCACTTTCGGATCCCACCGTGCTGGCACGGGCCTACCTATACGGCGCGATCATCTATGTGACGATCGCCGATATGTTCGACGACTTTGCCTTTTCCGACCGTATGGAGTCTGCGCCTCCGATCGGCCGGGATGGATTGCCGCAGGTCTATGACACAGCAATCAATTACCTCGACAGAGCGCTGGCAATTGCCGAGGCGCGGAATAATACCGCCCTCCAGGGGCAGATCTTGATGTTCCGGGCACGTGCCAAGTACAGCAAGGCGCTGCGTGCCATGCTGCGCCCCGGACAGGTGCAGGTGAACGGGCTGGTGAACGATGCTGGCGCCGTGGCCGATGCCCAGGCAGCGCTTGCTGTGGTAGACCCTGAAGCCCGGGTGATTCTGGACATGGATCCCAATGCGCCCGATCTGGTGATAGGGGATCTGAGCCTGGGGGATCAGGTCAACAGCCGTCTGGAGATGCGGATTGGAGACACTTACATCCAGCCCACGCCTAACAACAAACAGACGCAGGCCGTCATCTTCAAGGACATCATCGACACAGAGGTAGTCCATCCTTTTGTGGAGCAGGAGATCACGGCCTTCCATGCGGCCGGTCTGTACCCTGACATGACAGTTGCCTCTGAACGTGAAATGCACCTGATTCTGGCCGAAGCAATGCTGGCCAGCGGAGACGTCAACGGCTTTGCCACCCACATCAACCACCTGCGTACGCGGGACGGGCTGACGCCTTATGACCCGAACAGTTCGGGCATCGAGCCGATTGAAATGCTCCGCTTCAGCCGTCAGGCTTACCTGTTCCTGCAGGGGCGTCGCCTGGCCGACCACTACCGCTTTAATGATCCCTCGCCGGAGTGGCGGCCGGACGGCACGGCGATGCGCCAGCCGGGGACCTTCTTCCCCATTACGATTATTGAGCGTCGTGCTAACCCGTACATTGACTGA